The Corynebacterium marinum DSM 44953 genome contains the following window.
GTGACAGATGAGCAGCATTCTCTCGCCCAGACCTGGGAGGCGATCAAGGCGGAACTTCTCGACCAGTCGGAACGCCCCGACACCGACATCCCCGTCTTCACCCACCAGCAGCGGGCCTTCCTGGGCCTGGTGCAGCCGATCGTGCTCGTCGACGGCTACGCCGTCCTCGCGACCCCCCACGCCATGGCCAAGCAGGTCATCGAGGACGACCTCGGCCCGCACATCGTGAAGGTGCTCTCCGAACGCACCGGCCGGCCCTGCAGCCTGGCGGTGTCCATCCAGCCCGAGGCTGCCCCGCCGCCCGCCCCTGCGCAGACCCAGGTCCAGACCCAGGTGCAGGGCATCCAGCAGCAGATTCCCGATCACCAGCTCGGGTGGAACACATCGCACACGACCCAGCCGAGGCCTCCCGTGCAGCGCGAGGTGCCGGCCTCCCGGCCGCAGCCACCGGCCCCGCCCGCGTACCCGCAGTACCAGTCGAGCTCCGCGGCCGCGCCGCCGAACCCGGCCCCCGCGGCGCCGGTGTACCACCAGTCCCAGCGCATGCAGCGGGAGACACCGGCGCACGACCCGAACCGCGAGCGTTCGCTGAACCCGAAGTACACCTTCGAGAACTTCGTCATCGGTTCCTCCAACCGTTTCGCCAACGGTGCCGCCGTGGCCGTGGCGGAGAACCCGGCCCGCGCCTACAACCCGCTCTTCATCTGGGGCGGTTCAGGTCTGGGCAAGACGCACCTGTTGCACGCCGCAGGCAATTACGCGCAGGTGCTGCAGCCCGGCCTGCGGGTGAAGTACGTCTCCAGCGAGGAATTCACCAACGACTACATCAACTCGGTCCGCGACGACAGGCAGGAGTCCTTCAAGCGCCGTTACCGGAACCTGGACATTCTCATGGTCGACGACATCCAGTTCCTGCAGGGCAAGGAGGGCACCCAGGAGGAGTTCTTCCACACCTTCAACGCCCTGCACCAGGCGGACAAGCAGATCATCCTGTCCTCCGACCGTCCGCCGAAGCAGCTGACCACGCTGGAGGACCGCCTGCGCACCCGATTCGAGGGCGGCCTGATCACGGACGTCCAGCCGCCGGACCTGGAGACGCGCATCGCCATTCTGGAGAAGAAGGCCCAGGCGGACGGCACGCACGTCGACCGCAGCGTCCTCGAGCTCATCGCCTCGCGCTTCGAGTCCTCGATCCGCGAGCTCGAGGGCGCGCTCATCCGCGTCTCCGCCTACTCCTCCCTGATCAACGAGCCGATCAACCGGGAGATGGCGGAAATCGCGCTGCGCGACATCCTCCCGGACGCCGCGGACGTGGAAATCACCGCCTCCGCCATCATGGAGGTGACCTGCGAGTACTTCGGCATCACCATGGAGACGCTCACCGGCGCCGGCAAGACCCGTTCCGTGGCGCACGCCCGCCAGCTGGCGATGTACCTGTGCCGCGAGCTGACGGACCTGTCCCTGCCGAAGATCGGCAACGAGTTCGGTGGCAAGGACCACACGACCGTCATGTACGCGGACCGCAAGATCCGCGGTGAGATGACGGAGAAACGGGACGTGTACGACGAGATCCAGCAGCTGACGCAGCTGATCAAGAATCGCGGCCGCGCCTGACCTCACCGCTCTTATCGACGCCGCCCCGGGCTGCAGGATCCTCCTGCGACCTGGGGTTTTTGCGATTCATCCCCAGAAAAGAAGGCCATCCACAGGGTTGTCCACAGCAGTGTAATTACAAGAATGTAAGTCAGAGAGATTAGTCACAGAGTGGCCGGGAGCACATTCGGGCGGGGGCCTGTGGATAACTATGTTTCCCCTGTTGAGAAGTGGTGTCCGGGGTGGGGAGCAATTGTGGACAACTCCGCCTGTGGATAATTTATCC
Protein-coding sequences here:
- the dnaA gene encoding chromosomal replication initiator protein DnaA; the protein is MTDEQHSLAQTWEAIKAELLDQSERPDTDIPVFTHQQRAFLGLVQPIVLVDGYAVLATPHAMAKQVIEDDLGPHIVKVLSERTGRPCSLAVSIQPEAAPPPAPAQTQVQTQVQGIQQQIPDHQLGWNTSHTTQPRPPVQREVPASRPQPPAPPAYPQYQSSSAAAPPNPAPAAPVYHQSQRMQRETPAHDPNRERSLNPKYTFENFVIGSSNRFANGAAVAVAENPARAYNPLFIWGGSGLGKTHLLHAAGNYAQVLQPGLRVKYVSSEEFTNDYINSVRDDRQESFKRRYRNLDILMVDDIQFLQGKEGTQEEFFHTFNALHQADKQIILSSDRPPKQLTTLEDRLRTRFEGGLITDVQPPDLETRIAILEKKAQADGTHVDRSVLELIASRFESSIRELEGALIRVSAYSSLINEPINREMAEIALRDILPDAADVEITASAIMEVTCEYFGITMETLTGAGKTRSVAHARQLAMYLCRELTDLSLPKIGNEFGGKDHTTVMYADRKIRGEMTEKRDVYDEIQQLTQLIKNRGRA